A single window of Polaribacter sp. SA4-10 DNA harbors:
- a CDS encoding efflux RND transporter periplasmic adaptor subunit, translated as MTKTYITILSIILLVSCGKKETVSIENLVSTGTLDQLTAKKKEITTNLEAINTDLEAINNAISKKDTLKKLPLITTITAKEAVFNHYLEIQGNVKTKQNILVYPEMPGILKRVLVKEGERVSKGQLLATIDDGGLSNQVAQLEATTQLAKTTFERQKRLWEQKIGSEIQFLQTKANYEAQKSTLNQLKSQQTKASIRAPFSGVIDDVMKEAGTVIAPGQGSEVFRIVNLNNMYVEAEVPERYIASITKNKEVKVEFPVLGSSLNSTIRQVGSFINPNNRSFKIEVPVANKSGNVKPNLTAKLQINDYTDNKAILIPQSIISENANGEQFVYVIKNKNAKNEAVAERVIIKTGKTQGNFIEVLENLSVGNEIIKEGARSVNNGQTVKVINK; from the coding sequence ATGACAAAAACATATATCACCATTTTAAGTATTATTCTTTTAGTTTCTTGCGGAAAGAAAGAAACTGTATCCATAGAAAACTTAGTATCTACAGGAACTTTAGACCAATTAACAGCTAAAAAGAAAGAAATAACAACCAATTTAGAAGCTATAAATACTGATTTAGAAGCTATAAATAATGCCATTTCTAAAAAAGACACGCTAAAAAAACTACCTTTAATAACAACTATTACTGCAAAAGAGGCCGTTTTTAATCATTATTTAGAAATTCAAGGAAATGTAAAAACAAAACAAAATATTTTAGTGTACCCAGAAATGCCAGGAATCTTAAAAAGAGTTCTTGTTAAAGAAGGAGAACGTGTTTCTAAAGGACAATTATTAGCAACTATTGACGATGGCGGATTAAGCAATCAAGTTGCTCAATTAGAAGCTACCACACAATTAGCTAAAACTACATTTGAGCGTCAAAAACGTTTATGGGAACAAAAAATTGGATCTGAAATTCAGTTTTTACAAACAAAAGCGAATTATGAAGCACAAAAAAGCACTTTAAATCAACTAAAAAGCCAACAAACTAAAGCATCAATTAGAGCACCATTTTCTGGTGTTATTGATGATGTAATGAAAGAAGCTGGAACTGTTATTGCACCTGGACAAGGATCTGAGGTTTTTAGAATTGTGAATCTTAATAATATGTATGTAGAGGCGGAAGTGCCAGAAAGATATATTGCAAGCATTACTAAAAACAAAGAAGTTAAAGTTGAATTCCCTGTTCTTGGAAGTAGTTTAAATAGTACAATAAGACAGGTTGGTAGTTTTATAAATCCAAATAATAGGTCTTTTAAAATTGAAGTTCCTGTTGCAAATAAAAGCGGAAATGTAAAACCAAATTTAACTGCAAAACTTCAAATTAATGATTACACAGACAACAAAGCTATTTTAATTCCTCAGAGCATTATTTCAGAAAATGCAAACGGAGAACAATTTGTTTATGTTATTAAAAACAAAAATGCAAAAAATGAAGCTGTTGCAGAAAGGGTAATTATTAAAACTGGTAAAACGCAAGGAAACTTTATTGAAGTTTTAGAGAATTTATCTGTTGGAAATGAGATTATTAAAGAAGGAGCTAGAAGTGTAAACAATGGGCAAACTGTAAAAGTTATCAATAAATAA